One genomic region from Salvia hispanica cultivar TCC Black 2014 chromosome 2, UniMelb_Shisp_WGS_1.0, whole genome shotgun sequence encodes:
- the LOC125205444 gene encoding uncharacterized protein LOC125205444 isoform X3 — protein MVETRRSSSGAKHALSDPSPAPPNAKRSKAAEAPVDDSLAAKEVAGAAPAKDSAAGSADLSGGGGGKQPDDVAAAEAVAAGSNLDTDKGNSILMPANRGRKRQLKSNEAGDAWGKLLSQCSQNSHVVMHRPTFSVGQGRHCDLWVGDPTVSKLLCYLKHVESEGGESVTLLEIIGKNGAVHVNGKAYFRDSTIPLNGGDEVVFSSLNKHAYIFQLLDNTGELTTTVPPSVSILEAHGGSTSGLHIEATSGETSTVSVASTLASLSHLTNELSLIPPSSRNGEDVQQGSEIPSVPSACEVSDNCIIDTEMKGAPACNDDVSGAVIQSAGAPSSEIANDNLNNDAQNGKIVGENNDLGPVLHFLAGPSASDFKTGLSRIRDMHSRGRDLLKCPRPAIPQSSKREKIKECIQQGLIDVEDLDVSFEKFPYYLSETTKNVLIASAYVHLKCSNLGKLSLELPTVSPRILLSGPEGSEILQETLTKALAKFFGVRLLIVDTIALYGGPITKEVDSLKESPKPERASVFASPVQPKCEASTATSKSYTFRKGDRVKFLGVSPSQIQIRGGPTYGSRGRVVLTFEGNGYSKIGVRFDRPVPEGNDLGGLCEEGHGFFCSAVSLSLEIPNGDDIDEFAITELFEVASKESRRGGSLIMFVKDIEKSVIGNLEAYTVFKMKLEALPENVVVIASHTQADTRKDKPQPGGFLVTKLSNQTALFDLAFGDHYNRLQEKNKEALKSMKQLSRLFPNKVTIQIPQDEAMQKDWKQKLDRDVETTKSQSNIALFRSVLSRSSLVCPDLETLCVKDQALSGEDVERAVGWGYAHYFMNNILPTFIDKKIVISSASIKYGLDILKAIRDENNSLKKSLKDVATENEFEKRILAEVIPPGDIGVSFDDIGALENVKETLKELVMLPLQRPELFNKGQLRKPCKGILLFGPPGTGKTMLAKAVATEAGANFINISMSSITSKWFGEGEKYVKAVFSLASKISPSVIFVDEVDSMLGRRETPGEHEAMRKMKNEFMVNWDGLRTKDKERVLVLAATNRPFDLDEAVIRRLPRRLMVSLPDAQNREKILKVILATEELAPDVDLEAVAKMTEGYSGSDLKNLCVAAAHYPIRQILEKEKKDKALALAENRPMPSLHSSSDIRCLSMDDFKHAHEQVCASVASESRNMNELQQWNELYGEGGSRKKASFSYFM, from the exons ATGGTGGAGACGAGGCGAAGTTCTTCTGGCGCCAAGCACGCACTCAGTGATCCCTCACCTGCTCCGCCCAACGCCAAGCGATCCAAG GCTGCGGAGGCGCCCGTGGATGATTCGTTGGCGGCAAAGGAAGTAGCGGGCGCTGCTCCGGCGAAGGATTCAGCGGCTGGATCGGCTGATCTGTCTGGAGGCGGCGGCGGGAAGCAGCCGGATGACGTGGCGGCGGCTGAAG CGGTGGCTGCAGGTTCCAATCTAGATACTGATAAAGGGAATTCGATTTTGATGCCTGCAAATCGCGGGCGGAAGCGGCAGCTGAAATCTAATGAAGCTGGAGATGCATGGGGAAAACTCCTATCTCAATGTTCACAG AACTCCCATGTTGTTATGCATCGCCCTACTTTCAGTGTTGGTCAAGGCCGCCATTGTGACTTGTGGGTTGGGGATCCAACAGTCAGTAAGCTGTTGTGTTATCTGAAGCACGTTGAGTCTGAG GGAGGGGAGTCAGTTACATTGCTTGAAATCATTGGGAAAAACGGAGCTGTCCATGTAAATGGAAAGGCTTATTTCAGAGATTCCACTATCCCTTTAAATGGAGGTGATGAGGTGGTCTTTAGCTCCTTAAATAAACATGCTTAT ATTTTCCAACTTCTTGACAACACTGGTGAATTGACAACTACCGTGCCGCCTTCGGTAAGCATATTAGAAGCTCATGGTGGATCTACTAGTGGATTACATATTGAAGCTACATCAGGTGAAACTTCTACAGTTTCTGTTGCGTCAACTCTGGCCTCACTCTCGCATCTCACTAATGAATTGTCTCTCATTCCACCATCTTCTCGGAATGGTGAGGATGTGCAACAAGGGTCTGAAATACCATCAGTGCCTTCTGCTTGCGAAGTGTCAGACAATTGTATTATTGACACTGAAATGAAAGGTGCCCCTGCCTGTAATGACGATGTTTCTGGAGCAGTTATTCAGAGTGCTGGTGCTCCATCTTCTGAAATTGCCAATGATAACTTGAACAATGATGCTCAAAATGGGAAGATTGTAGGCGAAAACAATGACTTAGGACCcgttttacattttttagcAGGTCCATCAGCTTCTGACTTTAAGACAGGACTATCAAGAATTCGTGATATGCATAGCAGAGGCAGAGATCTGTTGAAGTGTCCTCGGCCTGCCATTCCACAGtcatcaaaaagagaaaaaatcaaaGAGTGCATACAGCAAGGATTAATAGATGTGGAAGATCTGGATGTTTCGTTTGAGAAATTTCCTTATTATCTAAG CGAGACCACTAAGAATGTGCTCATTGCTTCGGCATACGTACATTTGAAGTGTAGCAATTTGGGAAAGCTTTCTTTAGAGCTCCCGACAGTAAGCCCAAGAATCTTGCTGTCAGGTCCAGAAG GTTCGGAAATATTACAGGAGACGTTGACTAAGGCGCTAGCTAAATTTTTTGGCGTGAGGCTCCTTATAGTTGATACAATTGCATTATACGGT GGGCCAATAACTAAGGAAGTTGATTCCCTAAAAGAAAGTCCAAAGCCTGAGAGAGCTAGTGTGTTTG CCTCTCCTGTGCAGCCTAAGTGTGAAGCATCTACTGCCACGTCAAAGAGCTACACTTTCAGAAAAG GTGATAGAGTAAAGTTTTTGGGCGTTTCCCCCagtcaaattcaaattag AGGGGGTCCAACTTATGGTTCCAGGGGTAGGGTGGTTCTTACATTTGAAGGAAACGGCTATTCTAAAATTGGGGTTAGATTCGATAGACCAGTTCCCGAAGGTAATGATCTCGGGGGACTCTGTGAAGAAGGTCATGGTTTCTTTTGTTCTG CTGTCTCCCTAAGTCTTGAAATCCCTAATGGTGATGACATTGATGAGTTTGCCATTACTGAGCTCTTTGAG gttGCTTCCAAGGAAAGTAGAAGGGGGGGCTCTTTAATTATGTTTGTCAAAGACATCGAGAAATCAGTGATAGGGAATCTGGAGGCCTATACAGTCTTTAAAATGAAGCTCGAAGCTTTGCCAGAAAATGTTGTTGTGATAGCTTCACATACTCAGGCGGACACCCGAAAGGACAAA ccTCAACCTGGTGGATTTCTTGTAACAAAATTATCCAACCAAACAGCACTCTTCGACCTTGCTTTCGGG gATCATTATAATAGATTgcaagagaaaaataaagaggcCTTAAAAAGTATGAAGCAGCTCAGTCGTCTTTTCCCAAACAAAGTGACAATACAGATTCCCCAG GATGAAGCAATGCAGAAAGACTGGAAACAAAAGCTAGATCGTGATGTCGAGACGACAAAATCACAGTCAAATATTGCCCTTTTCCGCTCG GTTCTAAGTCGGAGTAGTCTTGTTTGCCCTGATTTGGAAACATTATGCGTTAAAGATCAAGCTTTGTCTGGTGAAG ATGTGGAAAGAGCTGTTGGCTGGGGTTATGCTCATTATTTCATGAACAACATTCTACCAACAttcattgataaaaaaatagttatttcaAGTGCAAG TATCAAATATGGGCTCGACATTCTAAAAGCCATCCGAGATGAGAACAATAGTTTGAAGAAATCTCTCAAG GATGTGGCTACTGAGAATGAATTCGAGAAAAGGATTCTTGCTGAGGTCATTCCACCTGGTGATATTGGAGTCAGTTTTGACGACATTGGAGcgttggaaaatgtgaaggAAACATTGAAGGAATTAGTGATGCTACCTCTGCAAAGGCCAGAACTGTTCAACAAAGGACAACTTAGAAAA CCTTGTAAGGGAATATTGCTCTTTGGGCCCCCCGGTACAGGTAAAACAATGCTTGCAAAAGCTGTTGCAACGGAAGCTGGTGCTAACTTCATCAATATATCCATGTCTAGCATCACGTCAAAG TGGTTTGGTGAAGGGGAGAAATACGTGAAAGCAGTCTTCTCCTTGGCCAGCAAAATATCACCTagtgttatttttgttgatgag GTTGACAGTATGCTAGGGAGACGGGAAACCCCGGGAGAACATGAAGCAATgcgtaaaatgaaaaatgaatttatggTTAACTGGGACGGCTTGCGTACAAAGGATAAGGAACGGGTGTTGGTACTTGCAGCAACAAACAGGCCTTTTGATCTAGATGAGGCAGTAATCAGGAGGCTTCCCAGGAG GTTGATGGTCAGTCTGCCCGATGCTCAAAATAGGGAAAAAATCTTAAAGGTGATATTAGCCACAGAAGAGCTAGCTCCTGATGTGGATCTTGAAGCAGTTGCGAAAATGACCGAGGGGTATTCAGGAAGTGATCTAAAG AATCTTTGTGTGGCAGCTGCACATTACCCGATAAGACAGATTttggagaaggagaagaag GATAAAGCTTTGGCACTAGCAGAGAACAGACCAATGCCTTCATTGCATAGCAGTTCAGACATTCGGTGCTTGAGTATGGATGACTTCAAACACGCACATGAACAG GTATGTGCAAGTGTTGCATCAGAATCACGAAACATGAACGAGCTTCAACAGTGGAACGAACTATACGGGGAAGGTGGATCGAGGAAAAAGGCTTCATTTAGCTACTTCATGTAG